The Aythya fuligula isolate bAytFul2 chromosome 1, bAytFul2.pri, whole genome shotgun sequence nucleotide sequence AAGATAGGTGTTCTAGTGAtggaataaaaaaacattttatctgaCTTAAAAGGTTAGCCATGTAGCTATGTAAACCAAATAGGAGTTGAGAATTTCAGGAAAGGGATCAGACACTGTTCATGAACCATCTGTAGTGGATTTTGCTTTGTAGGACAAAGTCATTCAATACATTTTGAACAAATAGTTCTGGAAACattctaaaatgaaaaccaatttctgattaaaaaaaaaaaaaaaagtaaataaacttGTTCAGTTTATTTGCTTCTGggtatttgttttgaatttttttatcATTAGCAATTCCCACTAAATTACAGCTGTAAAAAGATGTTAATAAAGAAAGCTTTATAATCAATGTAAAAAACTAGTAATACATCCTAAAGAGCCTAATATCCAAGGGTGGGTTCATTGCCTTTGACCAAGTAGATATATTCTCATTTCGTTATCTTACTGGAACAAAGGCATCGCTTTcaaaacaaggaggaaaaaaaaaaaaaaaaagacataggaTGGAGAATGCCTAGTCATATCATCTATAATAGttttttgcttcagctttctgctcttcagtTGTTCCTGCTGTTACTGCTGTGTATTTATCAAATCATAAGAAACATGACTGAAGTGGAAGAAATGATAAACAGAGCATGTATCTTCCTCTCCTGCTCAGAGAAAGTCAAAATTCAAAGGCTTCCAAATAACACTGTCAACCCTCCTGTGTTTTCTGCCTCTAATTGCTGAGTATTATTGAATAAAACCATGCTGACAGTTTTTCTGTAACACTTTGGGAAGATAGCTAGCAGCTCGAAACATGTTGCTTTCAGATTTCCAGGGGAAGCCTTGACAGCAGCATTTGGGTCTTGGTGGCTGTAGCCAGCTGACCTTGGCGGGCTGACAGACTCCAACGCAGCCAGGCTCCCACTCCCCCTGCTCAATGGTATGGGGGATgaaaataccatgaaaaagaCTGTGGGTCAAGAAGAAGACAGGGAGATCCCTTAACAACTACTGTCATGCGCAAAAGGGACACGACTTGGTGAGAAGAATTGTAATTTATTGCCACTTAGAATAGAGTAGGATGGTGGGAAAACAATGACAAATCTAAAAACGCCTTACATCTACCTCCTCTTCTTCCAGGTACACATCACTACTTAGTTCCCGAGGTTTCtacctcctcctctcccaccagcagcacagcaggataGGGAATGGGGGTTGGGGTCCATCCTTAACAGCTCAtctgtgctgcttctttctgctcaggctttttcctgctccagcacgggtcccccacgggtgggcggcagctccccccagaccccctgctcctgcgggggctctccatgggccgcagcctcctccaggccacatccacctgctccacgggggctcctccacccatgggggggctgcagcgtggagatctgctccatgtgggacccatgggctgcagggggacagcctgctccaccaggggcctctccacagcccgcaggggaactgctgctgcctgcatggagcacctcctgccctccggCTGCACTGACCTCGGTGTCACAttctctcactcctctctctcacagctgctgcagtgttttttacATATTCTTACAAATGCTTTCACAGAGGCATCACTGACTTTGCTGGTGGGCTCTGCTTTGGCCAGAGGTGGGTCCCTTCTGGAGCTGTCTGGAACTGGCATGGGGGCAGGTCCAGGCCTCTCCTCACAGCGACCACCCCCGCAGGTCCCTTGCTGCCAACATCTTTCCACATAAACCTATTACAGTGGGTTTGTGCCATTTTGGGGGACCTCTGTGGCAGTACAGTGTGCAACAAAACAGCAAGACAGATACCTTGGTTAAGCTGAGAACAGGTTGCAAGAAGAGATGCAACTTGTTTTCTATGCTAGAATATCTTTCATTTTGCCGGTGGGTTTCACAGGTATTTGCTGGCAGCAGAGACATTTTGAAATTCAGGTTCTGGTGGGCTTCCTGTTCCAAAATGCCCCATACAGGCTGTCAAATGCTTGTCTTGTCCCCACCATGCTTCTGCTCTCTTCTCATGGCTCCTGTTTTGTCTGTCTGCCTCAGACCTACCCTGTCCATACCATCTTCAGAGGTGAAACACTCCCTCAAAGTTGTTTCTCTGATtgatggattttcttttaaaaccagTCAGGTTactccctcctggctgcctgaaCACATTAGAGTCTCCAGGAGAGCTTGAGAAAATCAGAGCTCTGAGTGGTCTCTTTTAGGACAAAGTGCCACAGATGCAGCAGCGCCCTGTGGATTAGTTGCAGCACCTCACAGGAGCACCAGTCCACCAAATACACAGACCACAGCCCCATTTATGATTGCTACAGTTTTGCCTGAGCAGCGTGCCCATggtgctggcagccagggcATCTCAGCAGGGGACAGATGAGGGAAGGCCCTCCCTTTCTCCTGAGATGAAGTAAGGATGCTGCCAACTACACATCAGTATCTGGAAAGCGAAAAGCATTCCCATGACAGACACAGCCCTAGTGGtcatcagaagcagcagctgaatgcAAAGCCCTGCTGTGTTCATGTTGCTAAAGGATGTAGCACAGACAGGAAGCATATTCGgtgcaaataacatttttaattaaataatggTGGTGACCTCTAACAAACTTACTCTAAAAAACGTGCGAACGATTTTCCCAAGATTTATAATTAGACTCATTTGGGTGGGTTTTCATAAAATTTTCATAAGATTTGCTCTTAACATTAGGATGAACTCCTTGCcaaatcattctttttattctaGAATAGAAGGGTGCTagactttctaaaaataaaatgctgtaaaaacGGTCAATATTTCCACTCCAgtgaaaatcaaatattttcatgaagctTATTTTAGGAAATATCCTAGACAGTTTTGCTCTGATCTTCCAAAAATATTGAACATGAAGTAGAAAATTACACAGACAGTATTTGACCAAATAACTGAAGTTTAAAGCAttctaaataatgaaatagaGTCTTGAAGCTAAAACTCCTAAACAACTTGCAGTTGTTTGATACCAAAtgattcataaaaaaaaaaaaaaaaaaaaaaaaaaagaacatttttcatatgaattcattaagaaataaattgttattcCTTCAAAAGCTCGTAGTACCATACTTTCAAAGCCAAGAAGCACATAAAGCAACACTTGCTGCATGATGCAGgtaagcatttattttagtttgtgcTTTCAGTTTGTTCTTTTGAAGACACATAATTAGCTGGCTGACCATTTGCTTTTACTGAGTATGTTGTTattgcacatttaaaaaatgtgtagcATCAGAAAATTCTACGTACTTGGAAATCTAACTTGAGTACACTGTTGTTGCTTCATTCTCACACCAAACACATCATGTAAACTTTgcctacagaaaaaaagtttccaaaaatacaaataatattaaccacaaaacagaattaaaacgtcatatgcatttatttatctgaTGTCATAATGCTAATATTACTGTTCTGGATCATTTAAATGGGTAAGTCTCTACAGTGGGTGCTATGCACACTTACCAACACTGGAAAATTATTCTACCTTGATGTGTATCTTAAACACAGACTACAGACAATAAATACTCAATGCGTATAACATAGTGTCAGCTGGTCGAGGTTAACTCTAAAATTTACTGTGTACATTGTCGGATTACAAAGCTCATCTGAACTCAAATCAGTCTCCAAGGGAGCCAGCAACTGATTGCAATGCAGCCACTCTACTCGAGCCTTTGCAACTCAGCTGTGCCAGCAAATGCCatgctctctgcagctgagctgaccagcagccagcagcaggctgatgcagcagcagcagttccaccTTCACAGTTGTTGCTACTGTGCTGCATGAAGCAGCTCGCCAAGCTCTGCACTGCACTCATGTTCTCAGTCATGATCACAACATGATCTCCCAGTACCCCAAAGATTCCAAAAATACAGAATCCGCCTTGACAGACCATTTGTAGCTATGGAAATAGTGATGTCTCTGACAATTCACTGAGAACTTTTTAAACAATTGTTGAGTGGGCATTTAGCTCTCCGGAGGAGTTCGAGTAAGTCACTTGCAGCTATCATTAAAACAGCtctcagggaaataaaaaaaatcaggaaagtgAATCATTAAAACTACAGCTAGGACCAAGTACCCATGATCTGGCCAACATAAAAGCTGCTGTAGAGATCAGGCCAAACGTCCATCTGATCCACTGCTCAGTTCCTGCAGTAATGAGTAGCGAATGCGTAGGAAGAGAGCAAGAACAAGAGCAGCACATGCTGACTCTCCCTCCAGCATCCAGCCACATGTAGCTTAGGAACTCAGTCAGAAGAATTAAATACCAGTATTCAACTGATTTTGACATCAGTGTTTTAAGGTAGATGAAGGTTTAAGATGTTTAcaacagctgaaggaaaaatttGCTGGAAGTGAGAGAGAAGCCATACAATTTTAGCTGTATGGGTATTCACATTTTTTACTGCCTTTGTACAAGCAGTGGTGAATCTTCATAGCCTACACAGCCTGCCCTCTTTCCAGCAGTCCAAATCTTcttcaaatatttgcttttaatcaaAAAATGTCTTGAGCTGATCTGTTTATTTCCAGTCTTTTAAGAGCTTCTGTTCAGCATTTGGATGAAAGGCTTCAGTGCTTTCAAATTTCAGGTTGCATTTCTGAGCCATCTCCTTCAGCACTTTCCACATTTCCTATCACAGTTCACAGAACTAATTACACTGCAAGCCATTTGCATTTTCCAGCTTTCATTTTGCAGCAGTGTAATAAAGAATTGAGCAACATAATCAGGTAACTCCCCTTGAAAGGAAGTGTACGGCTCCTTATTACAATTTAGCATTACTCTTGTAAAATCAGTAATAGCATTAGTCattcccaaggaaaaaaagaaaaggaaaaatattggtGCTTTTGGTAATTGATATTAGGTGAAAAATGAATtggttcaggaaaaaaaaaaaaaaaggaagaaaagaaagaagaggaaaataaccACTCAACTGTTATGAAAGCTAAAAAAATGTAAGCCTATAACTACCTCAAAAGCTGATTTAATGCTCTCTAAAGGAGAATGCAGGCTAGCTGGATGCCTGGTAGATGTTATCTAATGTGTTATTGATCCAGAGAAGGTGATTCCAAAACCAGGTCTGCTTCAGTGCTTTATTACTCATACTTGGatttacccccccccccccccctaatatttaacaaaaaccTCTCTTATTCTCTTAGTTCAAATGAAACCCATTATTTCTTGTCCTATCTTTTGTCATATATTGGCCTGTTAATCATTTTTCACTAAATTGCTACACACTGGGACACCTACAAGAAAGACTGGGGAAAAGATATGAAACAAATGCAGTTCCTCcacaaatcacattttctaAGCTTCCTTTCAGTCTTGCTGCCTTCAGGAGGAACTGTTTTTGTGTCTCTGTCCTGACACCATACTGGGCAGAGAATTACATTTGATGCCTGGCAAACACCGAGAACAACATAATTGCCTTCTGTGCCTTTCATGATATTCttcaatgcatttatttttttctaacatcaTACTTTGCTTCCCATTTACTGAAATTCCTGCAACATTACTGCCTAGCCAATTAGTCCCCATTTTGCATCTGTGCGTTTGATGTTGGTTTTAGatagtactttttattttttatgagatTCCTTCTTGTTGATTTCTCCAGCCTATTCAGTATTCGTAATTTTGATCCTGTCAGTCAACACGCTTGTAACTTCTTTCAACATGCTGTCATTAAAAAGCCTTCATAAGCATCATTTTTATTGCATGATTCCAGTTATTGCTGTTAATGCTGATTAGCTCTTGGggaggggaaacaaaaaaataaaaggtcttCTTGTGTTTATTTCTCTTACTTTGATAACCCTTCATTAGGGTTACCTTTTCCCTAGATGATAGATTCTTACTTCAAGTGAAATTTATTTGTGAGAGCATAACAAGACACATTCACTACAAAATAACATGCCTACTATTTACTTCCCCCTCATCCATTAAATCATTTGTCCTCCCAAAGATTAAAATCAGATTGTTTGACATATACTCTTGATAAATCTGTGCTGGCTGTTTGGGGGTGACATTGGGTGTTTATTTGTAAATACTTCCTGGATTAATACTTGTTCTGCCATTTTATAACCTAATAGCTCCCTGGGTATTGAGCTGAGCCTGACAGATCTCCTGCTGTCCTCTCTGTAAATGGcagagggggggggaagaggggaagaacaggtcttttttttttttttttttttttttttttttttgttttgtttatttttgcattagGACATCAacacaaacatgcacacacacatcgGTCATTCAGGAACCTGATTTTTCATGGAATCTGCCAAGATGATTGTTACGAAGAAGGTATTTCTCTGAGTATTTCTAAAGAGAGCTGAAAATGGTTAGCAGCTGGTTTCATTTGATAGTGTACTGCACGTCAAAGATACAAAGATTTCTGACAATACAGAGgataaaaaaatgaacaagatcCAAGGCTAAGTCCTTTTTAGTGCTGTTAGCTTTTTCTCCTGGTTGCCAGTGCAAATACAACATGGGCTTCcactagcttttattttttaaaaaataaacacaaaattttaTCCCTAGTTTTGAACCAGTAACacataaaaagatattttgttttacttgtaaTAGCTGCATATTGTGAAAGCCCTGGAAAATATTGTGCAAGTCAGcacagaaaatactttattctgAAGGAGATTTTTTGATGTCCCCTCTCTCCAATGATTACATCCATGTGTGCTTGTTCATAAAGATCTGCTTTTAAAGAGATTTACTCTTCATGTTCAGCCTTCTCATCCTACTATACCCATTAGCAAAAATTAAACGTGAAAGCCACTTTCAAAGCAAGGCAATATAAAAACGTTCAGCTTTGTTTCTCCTGTACTGCCATGTTTCAGAGTTTTTCCAATTAGTGTACAATTAACGCTGAGCAAGAGGCACTCTTTTATGCACGTATCTATCCAAATATATGCCACCAAAACTGAAAGTAGAAAGGATGCAGCCTTGGCCTTCTATCTCACCTTCAGTCTGGTTTGGAAAGACGAGAACCGTATCACAGGGGacaataagaaaacaaaaagcttccCCCCCAAATGACAGAATAAACCCCCCGTAATTTGAAAAATCTGCACTGATAGTAGGCATCTTTCGTGTTACCCAGGCAACTTCATGGGGAGAGAGAAGACCCTATTTCTTTACACCTGTTTTTATAGTGagtatttctttattataaaGTGGAAGAACCACTTATTGCAAGTCACCATTACTAAAACGTACTGACAGCTTTGTGTCAGACACTTTGCACCGATCCCCAAACAGGGAAGGGGGCATAAAAACACGATTGCTCCTCAGCAGGAACTTCTCCTGTTGCATGCCCTGTGCCTCGAGCTCCTTATGTTCACCACAAGGgggatataatatatataatattagaGCTACGAACAAGTATTTCACCGCCTGTATGGTGAGGGCACCAGGCTGAGGCGTGCTGCCGCCCTGTATGGCCGCCGGGGAACAGAgccgggcagggcagagcaggccATGATATGTCATGATATGTCGTGACATGTCGTGATATGTCATaggagggcagggcagagcagcacagctccaacTCGCCCACGCAGTGCCCCTGCATCCCCTCAGCCGCCTCAGGCCCCGTCCCCGCCCCGCCATGCCGccagccccgcagcgccccccgccgcccgcctcaTGGCGCCGCCGGCACCGCCCCGCCGAGGCGGAGCCGCGCAGGACGCggaggagccgccgccgccggaaCAGCCGCCGCCTGTGCCGGGGCCATGGAGGACTTTCACCCCCACAACGACGAGGTAGGGGCCCCGCtgccggggctcggggctggggctTCGGCTCGGCCCTGCCCGTGCCGGCTGGGGGCTGGAGCCGTCCTGTCGGGGgtcccctctcctctctctgcagCCGCCCGCCTCCATTACGGCCGCTCTGGCCCTGAGGCTTCTGCCCTCGCCCGGTTTGCCATCTAAAAGTTCTTGTTTTGGGGAATATCCTGACACATGGCATAGGCAGCGGTGGTCTTTAATCTCCGTGGGAAGCGCAAAATCAAGTGGTTTGTGGGCACGCTGAGGACCGGGCTTTTTGGACCCATTCAAAGGTCGCTGGCAAAACAACGCTAAATAACAGGCGTGTAGTGCTGGGGCAAAAGTGGGGCTTTAAAACTGCATCATGTGTTTACTTCtctgtcagaaataaaaaataattaatttctgttacAGATGATCTTCAACGCTGACGAGGCCCACAACATAGTTAAGGAGGTAGGTGTTAGCCATTTAACCAACATGGTGTGATTTCAAAGAGGCTCTTTCCCTTACTTTGCAATACAGTGAAAAGAGAAACTATCAATTAACCACACCAGATAAATTCAAATTTACACAAAACATAAACTACTATTAATACCAAATTATACAGAGCTTCATTTGGAACTGCTTTAAGCTTCATCTAGTTACCATCCCCAACTACCTAGTGGGGAGAAGGTggcagagagaagggagaaacaATTTGCGTTACATTGGAAAGATAAGGGACGACAGCCACAGGTTGCATGGggaaatttattatattttttttttcctttatccaGCTAGAGAGTAGATAATCACTAGGGCAGGATGCAGAGAGCTTGTGAAGTCTCCATCCTTACACACTATAAAAACGTGACTGGACAAGGCCTCATCAACCTGCTGAAATTTGGAAATTTAGCCTTGGCTTGAGCAACAGGTTGGACTACATGAGGTTGTTACACtatcaatttaaatatatatatatatatttttacacgAAAAAAGCAGGCTGAGAATGAGTAGCCTGATGGTCCAAAATAAATGCCAGGTACTCACTAGAAAGTGAGTAATGAAGAGCCCTTGGCATAGAGATGATTGTCAGGTTTTACAGGGAAATAccatttttataaagaaatttcTAGAGGGGCCCTGCAGGTCCTTTCCTACCTGCCAtgtcaggaaaggaaaggactgTATTTCTAGAGCTGCTCCAGGTCACAACAGCAAGCTCTTAGATGTCAGGTAAATGACAGTTCAACCCCTTATATAACTGTCCCTGCCTTGAAAGGCCAGACAggttctctttatttttacatctgaTGCTGGGAGTAAAGCCAAGTGTTTGTACCTCTGATTTAAGGCTTAACCAGAGCTGGAGAGTTCTAGCATTGGATACGTTTCTGGAAAAGACCAAAATACCTGAAGGGATCACTAAGCATCCTTGTCCCTCTCTTACcttctgttctgtgtttgtttccaTTGAGTCATTGTCTAGCTTTATACAATGTGATCAGAACTAATTGAGGTTTGTGGGATCTGAGGCACAAATCTCGTACACAGCCTGTTAGTGGGTGGTGAATGCACACGATTTATGCTACCGAATCAAAGGAGAACATAGTTGTATTTTATGTACCTATTACAGATGTACATTTCTTCACACTTTCATATTGAGAAATTCATTTTCCACCAGCATGtaattctgaatttctttagGAGTAAAGAATGAAATTTAAGAGTTACATTTATAGAGCAGGTATTCTGTTGTTTGGTCATTTTAAGTTTAAGCAAGTATATTGCTTAGAGACTCAGACAGGTTGGCCTGCCCTAGTGACATTATTGATTAGGGTAGTACAATTTCCCTTACAGCAGCATCTGAAAGCCGAGCTGGAGTAGGCAATCATTGAGAACGGTGGAATGTGTTGGTATTTTCATCGGTAAATGGATCCAGTAGCTTAACTTGGCACTTAAAGCATATGGCTGAGGTCTTTCCTACACAAAATTTTCAGTCAGAGCCTCATTTTTCTCCACATAATAATgtagtaaatatatattaaaaataattttccaagaaGTCTCATTTTACTTCCCATTCAGTAACTGATACGTGATGAGCTGAAGTGATTTAAAGTAATCCAATTGCCAGATAAAATTCTCAGATTATGTGAGGCCTTTTAAGCCTTTACGTTTTTAAGTATCATATAtttaatgtaactttttttttctctctattacAGTGCATAGAAAGTGTCTTAGGCAAGGCAGATTATAATCACAACAAAGTCAACCAGTGGACTGCAGCTATAGTAGAACAGTCGCTGACACATTTGGTAAAGCTTGGGAAAACATACAAGTACATTGGTAAGTAGAAGTAACCATACTTTTATCCCCATACAATCACAGTCAGTAATTGTGGAAAGGTTTGTTCCAATGTAGTGCTATATTAGATAAATAACATAACCTGTAAACAAAGAGCAGATACTTGAACGCTTCTGTTACACAGATTTTTAGTAATTACTGTGGTAAAACTACAGCGGTTTTATTTGTGCTAAGGTTGCTGTT carries:
- the DYNLT3 gene encoding dynein light chain Tctex-type 3 yields the protein MEDFHPHNDEMIFNADEAHNIVKECIESVLGKADYNHNKVNQWTAAIVEQSLTHLVKLGKTYKYIVTCAVMQRSGAGLHTASSCFWDTTTDGTCTVRWENRTMNCIVNVFAVAIIL